GCCGGTCTCGATCGGTTGCCCGGAAACCAAAACCGTCACGCGATCTGCGAGTTCAAACACCGCATCCATGTCATGCTCGATCAACAGCATGCTGATGTCGCTCTTAAAGCGTTTCAGCAGCGCCACCATTGCTTCCGATTCAACCTGGCTCATACCTGCAAGCGGCTCGTCCAGAAGCATAAGGCGCGGCTTGAGTGCAAGTGCCATTGCCAATTCAAGCTGGCGCCGCGCGCCGTGCGCCATTTCGGAAACCGGCGTGTTCATTTCGGTCTCCAATCCCACCTGCAAGAGGGCTTCGACCGCCTCGCCAATGAGATCTCGATCTCGGCGCGTCGGCGTCCAGACTCCGAAATTCCGCCCCGTACGGCCCTGAACCGCCAGCATGACATTCTCGAGCGCCGTCATATCGTTGAACACGGAAGTGATCTGATAGGAGCGCACGAGCCCCATCTGTGCGCGGCGATGGGTGGGCGCGGCCGTCACATCCTGCCCGCGAAAAACAATGCGCCCTTCGTCCGGCACAAGTTCGCCCGACAATTGATTGATGAGCGTCGATTTCCCCGCACCGTTCGGGCCGATCAGGGCATGGATCTCACCCTCTAGCACGTCAAGCGTTGCGTTGTTCGTGGCGGCCAATCCGCGAAAGCGCTTGACCAGATTTTTCACCTCGAGCAAG
Above is a window of Paraburkholderia sprentiae WSM5005 DNA encoding:
- a CDS encoding ABC transporter ATP-binding protein; the protein is MRPLLEVKNLVKRFRGLAATNNATLDVLEGEIHALIGPNGAGKSTLINQLSGELVPDEGRIVFRGQDVTAAPTHRRAQMGLVRSYQITSVFNDMTALENVMLAVQGRTGRNFGVWTPTRRDRDLIGEAVEALLQVGLETEMNTPVSEMAHGARRQLELAMALALKPRLMLLDEPLAGMSQVESEAMVALLKRFKSDISMLLIEHDMDAVFELADRVTVLVSGQPIETGTPDQIRCSQTVQEAYLGKPSELM